In a genomic window of Methylovirgula sp. 4M-Z18:
- a CDS encoding GlxA family transcriptional regulator yields MSKTLASANPYRVIFVLVPDFSMIAFTSAIEALRLANRVSGTEAFTWACYSPDGKPVAASNGVPVTPQGAFTDLKDASLVVVCGGVDIQKADLGPLIARLRKLSTQGVALGALCTGPYVLARAGLLNGYRCTIHWENFDSFREEFPALDVTQELFEIDRNRYTCAGGTAAIDMMLRLIATRCDTRVAALVTDELIHHRMREPNERQRMELRSRLGVAHPKLLAVVAEMEKRLEHPASCSQLAKIVSLSPRQLERLFQKYLDTTPTRHYLTIRLQRARQLLLQTSIPILSVGIACGFVSASHFSKCYSEHFKRTPSEERKGKRLAPMKDILEVA; encoded by the coding sequence ATGAGCAAAACCTTAGCATCCGCAAACCCTTACCGCGTGATTTTCGTTCTCGTGCCGGATTTCTCGATGATCGCTTTCACATCGGCGATCGAGGCCTTGCGCCTCGCCAACCGGGTTTCGGGGACGGAAGCCTTCACCTGGGCCTGCTATTCGCCCGACGGCAAACCCGTCGCCGCATCGAACGGCGTGCCGGTCACCCCGCAGGGCGCTTTCACCGATCTCAAGGACGCGTCGCTCGTCGTTGTATGCGGTGGCGTCGATATCCAGAAGGCCGACCTCGGGCCACTGATCGCCCGGCTGCGCAAACTCTCGACGCAAGGCGTGGCGCTCGGGGCGCTGTGCACCGGCCCCTATGTGCTGGCGCGCGCCGGTCTGCTCAACGGCTATCGCTGCACGATCCATTGGGAGAATTTCGATTCCTTCCGCGAGGAATTCCCGGCGCTCGACGTGACGCAGGAATTGTTCGAGATCGACCGCAACCGCTACACCTGTGCCGGTGGCACGGCCGCCATCGACATGATGCTGCGCCTGATCGCCACCCGCTGCGACACACGGGTCGCGGCGCTCGTCACCGACGAACTCATCCACCACCGCATGCGCGAGCCCAACGAGCGGCAGCGCATGGAATTGCGCTCGCGGCTCGGCGTCGCGCATCCCAAGCTTCTCGCGGTCGTCGCGGAAATGGAGAAGCGGCTGGAACATCCGGCAAGCTGCTCGCAGCTCGCGAAAATCGTGTCGCTGTCGCCGCGGCAGTTGGAGCGCTTGTTCCAGAAATATCTCGACACGACGCCCACCCGGCACTACCTCACCATCCGCTTGCAGCGGGCGCGACAATTGCTGCTGCAGACCAGCATCCCGATCCTCTCGGTCGGCATCGCCTGCGGCTTCGTCTCGGCCTCGCATTTCTCCAAATGCTATTCGGAGCACTTCAAGCGCACGCCCTCGGAAGAGCGCAAGGGCAAGCGCCTTGCGCCGATGAAGGATATCTTGGAAGTGGCGTAA
- the hrpB gene encoding ATP-dependent helicase HrpB: MGFSFSDSLPIDAVLSDLAAALDAHASAVLVAPPGAGKTTRVPLALLDAPWLKGGKIIVLEPRRLAARAAAERMAATLNEAVGETIGLRVRLQSKVSNRTRVEVVTEGVFARMILDDPSLAGIGAVLFDEFHERSLDADLGLALALDTQGALREDLRLLVMSATLDGARVASLLGAHVPLIESEGRAYPVTTLHAPREPQARIEDEMAKVVLRALHEEAGSILAFLPGQGEITRLAALLQERVRAPNVDIAPLYGAMDRAAQDLAVRPAKDGRRKIVLATSIAETSLTIDGVRMVIDSGLARVPRYEPDIGVTRLETVRVSRASADQRRGRAGRTQPGVCYRLWEEAATLSLEPFAKPEILSADLSGLMLDLAEWGTHDPSQLAFLDPPPAPAVNEARALLQSIGALDAHSRITSEGKAIRALPLPPRLARMVLEAARHGEEPAGQAALVAAVLVERGLGGDAVDVGERLERLQRERSARAGDTKRLAQNWATQAVRLAARGNSSIAEPESLGEMLAIAFPDRIAKARGKPGEFLMANGRAAAVEAHDRLAREPFLAVAEVAGRASAARILAAAPLSVDEVEQIAGARIQEKDEITFDRASASLRARRVRRLDAIVFSEKPLSASDMPGAAEVLAAGIAALGIARLPWTRALAQWRDRVMFLRRAEGDDWPDLSDEALSANGAAWLVPYLNGKTSLAAISSQDLDEALKSLVPWDLARRLDIEAPTHFEAPTGSRIAIDYEAEGGPAMAVRVQELFGLQQHPSLAGGRIGLTLHLLSPAHRPIQITKDLPGFWKGSWAAVKTEMKGRYPRHVWPDDPAAATATTRAKPRGT, from the coding sequence ATGGGTTTTTCGTTCTCCGATTCACTGCCGATTGATGCGGTCCTGAGCGATCTCGCCGCCGCGCTCGACGCGCATGCGAGCGCCGTGCTCGTTGCGCCACCCGGTGCCGGCAAGACGACGCGGGTGCCGCTCGCCCTGCTCGATGCGCCATGGCTGAAGGGCGGCAAGATCATCGTGCTCGAACCGCGGCGTCTCGCGGCCCGCGCGGCGGCGGAGCGTATGGCCGCGACCTTGAACGAGGCGGTTGGCGAAACGATCGGTCTGCGTGTGCGGCTGCAATCGAAGGTCTCGAACCGGACGCGCGTCGAAGTGGTGACCGAGGGCGTGTTCGCTCGGATGATTCTCGACGATCCGTCGCTCGCCGGCATCGGAGCCGTGCTGTTCGACGAATTTCACGAACGCTCGCTCGATGCCGATCTCGGCCTCGCGCTGGCGCTCGACACGCAAGGCGCGCTGCGCGAGGATCTGCGGCTGCTGGTGATGTCGGCGACGCTCGACGGCGCGCGGGTCGCGTCCCTCCTGGGTGCGCATGTGCCGCTGATCGAAAGCGAAGGCCGCGCCTATCCGGTGACGACGCTGCATGCGCCGCGCGAGCCGCAAGCCCGGATCGAAGACGAAATGGCGAAAGTCGTTCTGCGGGCGCTGCACGAGGAGGCGGGCTCGATCCTCGCGTTTCTGCCGGGGCAGGGCGAAATCACGCGGCTTGCGGCGTTGCTGCAGGAGCGCGTGAGGGCGCCGAATGTCGACATCGCGCCGCTCTATGGCGCGATGGACCGCGCGGCGCAGGACCTGGCCGTACGCCCCGCCAAAGATGGCCGCCGCAAGATCGTACTCGCGACCTCGATCGCCGAAACCTCGCTCACCATCGACGGCGTGCGCATGGTGATCGATTCCGGCCTTGCCCGTGTGCCGCGCTACGAGCCGGATATCGGCGTGACGCGGCTCGAGACGGTGCGTGTCTCGCGCGCCAGCGCGGATCAGCGGCGCGGCCGTGCGGGCCGCACGCAACCGGGCGTGTGCTACCGGTTGTGGGAAGAGGCGGCGACGCTGTCGCTGGAACCCTTCGCCAAGCCGGAAATTCTCTCCGCCGATCTCTCCGGCCTGATGCTCGATCTCGCCGAATGGGGGACGCACGACCCGAGCCAGCTCGCCTTTCTCGACCCGCCGCCCGCGCCTGCGGTGAATGAGGCACGCGCACTCTTGCAATCCATCGGCGCGCTCGATGCGCATAGTCGCATCACGTCCGAGGGCAAAGCCATTCGCGCCTTGCCGCTGCCGCCGCGTCTCGCGCGCATGGTGCTCGAAGCGGCGCGGCATGGCGAGGAGCCGGCCGGGCAGGCGGCGCTCGTCGCCGCGGTGCTGGTGGAGCGCGGCCTTGGGGGAGATGCAGTCGATGTGGGCGAGCGGCTGGAGCGGTTGCAGCGCGAGCGCTCGGCCCGCGCGGGCGACACCAAACGCCTCGCGCAAAATTGGGCGACGCAGGCCGTGCGGCTCGCGGCGCGAGGCAATTCGTCCATCGCCGAACCGGAAAGCTTGGGCGAAATGCTCGCCATCGCCTTTCCCGATCGCATCGCGAAAGCACGTGGTAAGCCGGGCGAGTTCCTGATGGCCAATGGCCGCGCCGCGGCGGTCGAGGCGCATGATCGCCTTGCGCGCGAGCCGTTTCTGGCGGTTGCCGAAGTGGCGGGTCGTGCGTCCGCCGCGCGCATTCTTGCGGCGGCGCCGCTCAGCGTGGATGAGGTCGAGCAAATCGCCGGCGCGCGCATTCAAGAGAAGGACGAGATTACGTTCGACAGGGCGTCCGCATCCCTGCGCGCGCGCCGCGTCCGGCGGCTCGACGCAATTGTCTTCAGCGAGAAGCCCCTGTCCGCGAGCGACATGCCGGGCGCGGCGGAGGTTCTGGCCGCGGGCATTGCCGCGCTCGGAATCGCGCGCCTGCCTTGGACGAGAGCGCTGGCACAATGGCGCGACCGCGTGATGTTCCTGCGCCGCGCCGAGGGCGATGATTGGCCGGATTTGTCTGACGAGGCTTTGAGTGCGAACGGGGCGGCATGGCTCGTGCCCTATCTCAACGGCAAAACGTCGCTCGCCGCGATCTCATCGCAGGATCTGGACGAGGCGCTGAAAAGCCTTGTGCCGTGGGACCTGGCACGCCGTCTCGACATCGAAGCGCCGACCCATTTCGAAGCGCCGACCGGATCGCGCATCGCGATCGATTATGAAGCGGAAGGTGGACCGGCGATGGCCGTGCGCGTGCAAGAGCTCTTTGGCCTGCAACAGCATCCGAGCCTGGCGGGCGGCCGCATTGGCCTGACCTTGCATCTCTTGTCGCCGGCGCATCGGCCGATTCAGATCACCAAGGATCTGCCGGGCTTTTGGAAAGGCTCTTGGGCCGCAGTGAAAACCGAAATGAAAGGCCGCTATCCGCGCCACGTATGGCCCGACGATCCGGCGGCCGCAACCGCAACGACTCGCGCGAAACCGCGCGGCACGTAA
- the hemW gene encoding radical SAM family heme chaperone HemW — translation MSVTPGFGVYVHWPFCLSKCPYCDFNSHVRHAPVDQPRFVEAFRREIAHRASVAPGRTVTSVFFGGGTPSLMQPQTVAAIIEAIGQSWTMAEDAEITLEANPTSVEADRFRGYRSAGVNRVSLGVQALNDADLKALGRMHSVEEAMRAVAVAEGIFDRSSFDLIYARPHQTPESWRAELKQALTRASGHLSLYQLTIEPGTMFERLHRAGKLAVPDPDLGRAFWDVTQEMTAAAGFPAYEISNHARPGEESRHNLVYWHYGEYAGIGPGAHGRLRTNEGRFAMATEKHPETWLQLVERQGHGLIENDLLTPEQEGDEFLLMGLRLREGIDTRRYADLTGHPLKQNRIDLLQAQGMLDAADARRLRVTPEGFPVLNAVIASLVG, via the coding sequence ATGTCTGTAACTCCCGGCTTCGGCGTCTATGTGCATTGGCCGTTCTGCCTGTCGAAATGCCCCTATTGCGATTTCAACAGCCATGTTCGCCATGCGCCGGTCGATCAGCCGCGTTTCGTTGAAGCCTTTCGTCGCGAGATCGCGCACCGAGCCAGCGTTGCGCCCGGCCGCACGGTCACATCGGTGTTTTTCGGTGGCGGCACGCCGTCGCTGATGCAACCGCAAACGGTCGCGGCGATTATCGAGGCGATCGGCCAGAGCTGGACGATGGCCGAAGATGCCGAGATCACGCTCGAAGCCAATCCCACCAGTGTCGAGGCGGATCGCTTTCGCGGCTATCGCAGCGCGGGAGTCAATCGCGTCTCATTGGGCGTGCAAGCCTTGAACGACGCCGATCTCAAGGCGCTCGGCCGCATGCACAGCGTCGAGGAAGCGATGCGCGCGGTTGCTGTCGCGGAGGGCATTTTCGACCGCTCCTCTTTCGATCTCATCTATGCGCGGCCGCATCAGACGCCGGAGAGCTGGCGCGCCGAACTCAAGCAAGCATTGACCCGGGCCAGCGGCCATCTCTCGCTCTATCAATTGACGATCGAGCCCGGCACGATGTTCGAGCGGCTGCATCGCGCCGGCAAACTCGCCGTGCCGGATCCCGATCTCGGCCGCGCTTTTTGGGACGTGACGCAGGAAATGACGGCGGCGGCGGGCTTTCCGGCCTACGAGATTTCCAATCATGCGCGGCCGGGCGAGGAGAGTCGCCACAATCTCGTCTATTGGCACTACGGCGAATATGCCGGAATCGGTCCCGGCGCGCATGGCCGCCTGCGCACCAATGAGGGCCGCTTCGCCATGGCGACGGAGAAACATCCTGAAACGTGGCTGCAGCTTGTCGAGCGCCAAGGTCACGGGCTGATCGAGAACGATCTTCTGACACCCGAACAGGAAGGCGATGAGTTCCTGCTGATGGGCCTGCGCTTACGCGAAGGGATCGACACACGCCGCTATGCTGATCTGACCGGCCACCCGCTCAAGCAAAACCGCATCGATTTGCTGCAGGCGCAAGGCATGCTGGATGCAGCGGATGCGCGGCGCCTGCGCGTGACACCGGAGGGGTTTCCGGTACTCAATGCGGTGATCGCGAGTTTGGTAGGGTAG
- the rdgB gene encoding RdgB/HAM1 family non-canonical purine NTP pyrophosphatase, with protein sequence MARKLSGKVVLATHNAGKLREMRELLGPHGIDLVSAGELGLPEPDETGSTFAENAHIKARAAARAAQLPAISDDSGLCVDALDGAPGIYSARWANGSKDFTGAMTRIHEELTARGATEPEQRKAYFISALSVVWPDGHQELFEGRVDGTLVWPIRGTAGFGYDPCFLPDGYERTFGEMTSEEKHGLPKDGSQALSHRARAFQMLEKACL encoded by the coding sequence ATGGCACGCAAACTGTCCGGCAAAGTGGTCCTGGCAACGCATAATGCCGGCAAATTGCGCGAGATGCGCGAATTGCTCGGGCCGCATGGCATCGATCTCGTTTCGGCGGGCGAGCTTGGCCTGCCGGAACCGGACGAGACCGGCAGCACCTTCGCCGAGAATGCGCACATCAAGGCGCGCGCCGCCGCACGCGCGGCGCAGCTGCCGGCGATCTCCGACGACTCCGGTCTCTGTGTCGATGCGCTCGATGGCGCGCCCGGTATCTATTCGGCGCGCTGGGCCAACGGTTCGAAGGATTTCACCGGCGCGATGACGCGCATTCACGAAGAGCTGACCGCGCGCGGCGCGACCGAGCCCGAACAGCGCAAGGCGTATTTCATTTCCGCGTTGTCCGTTGTTTGGCCTGACGGGCATCAGGAATTGTTCGAGGGCCGGGTCGACGGCACGTTGGTCTGGCCCATTCGCGGCACGGCCGGTTTCGGCTATGATCCGTGCTTCCTGCCCGATGGGTACGAGCGCACCTTTGGTGAAATGACGTCCGAAGAAAAGCACGGCCTGCCGAAGGACGGATCGCAAGCTTTGTCGCATCGGGCGCGAGCCTTTCAAATGTTGGAGAAGGCATGTCTGTAA